Sequence from the Bremerella volcania genome:
CGCGGGATCAAGATCATTATCGCTGGAGCAGGCGGGGCGGCTCACCTGCCAGGCATGGTCGCCTCGCAGACGACTCTTCCAGTCTTGGGTGTACCTGTAAAAAGTCGTGCTCTCAATGGCCTAGACTCGCTGCTTTCGATCGTCCAGATGCCCGGCGGCATTCCTGTCGGCACGCTTGCGATTGGTGATGCGGGTGCTAAGAATGCTGGCCTCTTGGCGGTACGGATATTGGCAACGACTGATTCCGATCTCCAGAAGCGGCTCGCCAAGTTTCAGGAAGAACAAACGCAGAAAGTTCTCGAGGATTCCCAACTGTGACAAAGACCATCCTTCCCGGTGGAACCCTCGGAGTTCTTGGCAGTGGACAACTTGGTCGAATGTTCGCCATTGCCGCACGTCGCATGGGCTACCGCGTTCACGTTCTTTCTCCGGAAACGGACACGCCGACAGGGCAAGTCGCTGACGTAGAGATCACCGCCAGCTATGACGACTTGGACGCAGTTGCCCGCTTCGCCGAGCAGGTCGATGTCGTCACGTTCGAGTTTGAAAACGTTCCCCTGGCAACTGTCGATGTGGTAAACCAGAAGGTGCCCGTCCGACCAGCCGGACGCGTCCTGCATACGACGCAGCATCGACTTCGCGAAAAGACGTTTCTGCGTGACCATGGCTTTCCGGTCGCTAACTTCCACGCCATTGGCGAAGCTGCCGATCTCGATGCGGTTCCCGATCAACTCCTACCAGGCGTACTCAAGACAGCTGCCTGGGGGTACGACGGAAAAGGGCAAGTCAAAGTTGCCAATCGCGACGAACTGAATACCGCATGGAAAGACGAACTCAAGCAGGAAGCTATCCTCGAGCAACTCGTCCCCTTCGAGAAGGAGTTCTCAGTGGTTGCTGCCCGGGGAATGGATGGATACGTCGAGTGCTTTACGCCAATCGAAAACATCCATGTGAATCACATCTTGGATGTCTCGGTCTCACCCGGCCGACTTTCCGAGAAAGCAACGGCCGAGGCGATGGAGATCGCTAAGGCAGTTTTGACCGAGCTAGATGTGGTAGGCGTACTGTGTGTTGAGTTCTTTCTGGCTCCTGGCGATACCTTGCTGATCAACGAGCTTGCCCCACGTCCGCACAACTCAGGCCACCTGACGATTGATGCCCACGTTACCTGTCAGTTCGAGCAACAAATTCGTACGATCTGTGGTCTTCCGTTGGGTTCTACTCGGCAACTGCGACCAGCTGCGATGATCAATCTGCTGGGAAACGTCTGGGAACCAGGTCCACCCGATTGGGCAGCCGCGTGTTCTAATCCAGACGTCAAGTTGCACCTTTATGGCAAGCACGAACCACGAATAGGCCGAAAGATGGGGCACATGACCGTTACGGCGGAATCAGTCGATGCGGCTATTGAGTCTGCCTATGCCGCCAAATCCCGCCTCATAGGCAAGTGACAGCTTCTCCAGTTTGCGCCGAGCCTGCATCCTAACAGTCAACTGCTGCAGTGGGGATTCAGACTGAATTCGCACTGCTGAGCGACCGAAGATGTTACCTAGATACAAACTTCGGCCTTTTGAGACTTTGTGATGCGCATCGAGACTCAACCTTCGTCTACGCTTACCCGCCAGCAAAAGCAGGATGCCGCAGGCGAGCAGCTTCAAAATCTCTTCAATGAAATCCTGACCGCGGCTGGCCAGCCTGGTTACGCTTCGGCAGAAAAATACGAGTCTGAGAATTCGATCCAGGACGACATCCGGCAAGACTGGGACGATTGGTTCTCTGTGGCTAATACCGGCAACTATTCGACTGAAGTCGATGCCCAAGCCCTTCCAGGCAACTACGGCGATTTGCTTGTTCGTACCTACAACGAAGGGGGTTACGCCGACCCGCAAGGTTTTCTGAAGAGCCTGTCCGAAGATGAATTGGCTACGGTGCAACATGTGAACCGCCTGGCCGATCCGATCAACGTGGATGACCTGACCCCGGAAGCCGCACTAAACCTGTTGATCCCACGACCGGCACAAATCGACCTGAATTACGATGGCTTAACTCAGGTTGGGGAAGGTTACATGATTCGCTTCCCTGATAGCCGTACACCAGAAGCGGTAGTCAATGCCTGGAACGAGACGACCGCCGACATGGACCCGATGGAAAAGAGCTTCTACGAACTGCAGATGAAGCTTCCCACGCTGCTGGCCAACATTCATGTCGATGACCAAGGACGCTACGTCAGCCATACCGAGCCTGGCGATCCGAATTGGGTTAATCCGCAGGCCGATTCCAACTACTCGTACACCGGCCTGACCGAGCAAATGCTCGACTACCTGGACTATTTCCAGTACCAGATCCCAAAAGACCAATACGAGCAACAGCGGGCCTTCTACTCGGCTCTGAAGCAAAGCCTGCAAGAACATGGGGCTCGCTGACGAACCCCATCAAAGCGACATGATCTTAAACGTCGCACAATGCGACGCCGTGCCGCAGCGAGGCAAGCTTATCGTCCCAGGTTGGGATGTATTCCTGGACGACATAGCCATCGTAGTCCGATTCGGCAACGGCTTTGATGATGGCGGTATAGTTCATCTCTTGTGTTTCATCCAGTTCGCCTCGACCTGGATTGCCAGCCGTGTGAATGTGCCCGATGTAGGGCAGGCTTTGGCGAAAACGTCGAATGACGTCGCCATTCATCACTTGCACGTGGTAGAAATCGAACAGAAGCTTCATCTTGGGTGAATCGACCTGTTTGATCATGTCCAGGCAATGATCGACATCGTCGCCGAAGTAGCCCGGGTGCCCCTTCATGGGGTGCGAATCATCTCGACTGTTGAGATGCTCGAGTACAAGCTGAACGTTGTTTTCTTCGGCGTAGGGAATAACCGACTTCCAAAAGTCGACGCAGTTCTTGGTGCCTTGCTCGAATCCGATTCCCTTTTCGCTCATCCCGGTGAATGTGATCACGCTAGGGCAGTTCCATTTCACGGCGGTATCGATCGCTCCCTTGAGTTTCTCGGTACACATCGCGTGATTGTCGGGATTGACCGGACCATCTTTGAAGCCGTGTCCGGAGCACAGCGAAACCTTCAAGCCGTGCTCTTTCATCAGTGGGTACCAGTTGACGTCCAGACCTTCCATTGCCTGGAGCCCCATCTTTGCGCACGCGGGAATGAAGGTTTCCATAGGCATCGGATTGAAACACCAGGCCATCACCGACTGTTTGATGTTCCTTCCCGTTGCTTTGAAGTCTTCCGCCGGTACTTTGGTTTCCGTGGAAGGCCCAGCGGCCTGGACGGTTGACGCCATGACCAATCCAGCCACGGAGGTACCAACGGCCGACTTGATCAGATCACGGCGAGATAGGCGAGTTTTGTCTTGAGGCATGGCAGTGCTCTCGCTTGATTATTGGAGGGGAAGCTTAGGAGTTATCAAAGGGAAAGGCCAACTGCGATTCATCCGGTGGCTGGGCCCCGGGATTCAATTCCTTGAACAGCAGGCTGGGCTGAATTCCATGATTGTTCTGGTACTTGTCACTGACGTATTCGGTAATGTCGCCGGTGATCTCATGATAGAAGATCTGGCAAATAGGCACGTTCGGATAAATCCGAATCGGCTGAACGGCGAACATCTCTAAGGTCCAAAAACCCTTGAACCCCACATCGCCAAAGCCGGCGGTGACATGCACGAAAAGCCCAAGTCGCCCGATCGAACTACGACCTTCGATCATGGGGACAAAACCGTGCGTTTCGGTCATCTCATTGGTCCGCGCCAAATACAGTTGATTTGGATTCAGCACGTAACCTTCTTCCGGTATTGTAATTCGCCGGATCCGGTGAGGCTGGCGCATATCGAGGATAAGTTCCTCGTAAGTCATCAATTCTTCATTGAGCGTCAGATTGTAACTATTGGGATTTAAACGACTTTCGTCATAAGGCTCGATAAAGATCTTGCTGCCGAGATGTTTCCGAATCTCGTTACCGGAAAGAATCATGGATGGGCCTTGGGTTGTCCGCCACGGTCGTCATGAGCCGCGTAAGCGAAAAGTCCTGGATGATGCCGAAGTGCTGATTATAGAGGGATCTCACGAAATTAAAACGGACTTCTTTCCTTGAGAAGAGAATCCGTGATAGGCCTTAACGCCCCCTTTTCCCCTCGACTGAGGCCCTGTTTCCGGCGGATTTACTTTACGCCAATCTGTGGACAGAACTTCAGGAAATGGCATCCTTCGCACTTGGGCTTTCTGGCCGCACAGACTGCCCGGCCGTGGTGGATCAGCCGATGCGAGAAATCGATCCACTCTTTCTTGGGGACGACCTCCATCAGCTCGCGTTCGACCTTGACTGCGTCCCCCTTGTCGGCCAGGCCCATCCGCCAGGTTAACCGGCCGACATGGGTATCGACCACAATGCCAGAAGGAATTCCGAACGCGGTCCCCAGCACGACATTTGCCGTTTTGCGACCGACGCCCGGCAAGGCAACCAAGGTTGCTAAATCCTGCGGCACCTCACCGTCGAACTCGTCGGCAATCGCCTGGGATGCGGCGTGGATATTCTTGGCCTTGTTCCGGAAGAACCCTGTCGTCTTGACCATGTTCTCCAACGTCTTAACCGGTGCCCGCGACATGGTGTCGGCATCGGGATACTTGGCAAACAACTCCTTCGTCACGATGTTGACCCGCACATCGGTACACTGAGCCGATAGAATCGTGGCGATCAACAGTTGAAAGGGGGTCTCGTAATTCAACGCGCACTCAGCACCGGCGTAGTCCTTTTTCAACTGTCGGACGACTCGACGGGCCTGAGCTTTACGCTCTTGGAGGTCTTGGATCATTGGGAGAGAGATTTTCAAATGGAAGTGTTCAGTTTTCAGTGGAAGAGAGGCGAATCGACCACGACAGATGCTCTCTCAACCATTTAGTCTCTCCCACAGTTTTCGCAGAATTTCGAGTGTTTCCCTAGGGGCCTTGCCACTGCCATACGCTACCTGGCCGTACAGATCGGCAGTGGGCCTGACGGTGCTGGCAAGTTCGTGATGCTGCATTTCCAGCATTGAGGCGAATTCCCCAGGGGTTTGCTCTTCTCGGCGCTGGCTCCCCTGCTCTGCCGCCCAGGCTTCGAGCGCAGCGAAGGAATACCGAACCCACTCTTCCAGCGGTTTCGTTTTCCAACTCGGGTCGTGAAATGGATTGCGAAAGGCTGAGAACGCAAGCCGAGGCTTCTTTACCGGCTCGGGAGCA
This genomic interval carries:
- a CDS encoding TIM barrel protein; the encoded protein is MPQDKTRLSRRDLIKSAVGTSVAGLVMASTVQAAGPSTETKVPAEDFKATGRNIKQSVMAWCFNPMPMETFIPACAKMGLQAMEGLDVNWYPLMKEHGLKVSLCSGHGFKDGPVNPDNHAMCTEKLKGAIDTAVKWNCPSVITFTGMSEKGIGFEQGTKNCVDFWKSVIPYAEENNVQLVLEHLNSRDDSHPMKGHPGYFGDDVDHCLDMIKQVDSPKMKLLFDFYHVQVMNGDVIRRFRQSLPYIGHIHTAGNPGRGELDETQEMNYTAIIKAVAESDYDGYVVQEYIPTWDDKLASLRHGVALCDV
- the nth gene encoding endonuclease III, which codes for MIQDLQERKAQARRVVRQLKKDYAGAECALNYETPFQLLIATILSAQCTDVRVNIVTKELFAKYPDADTMSRAPVKTLENMVKTTGFFRNKAKNIHAASQAIADEFDGEVPQDLATLVALPGVGRKTANVVLGTAFGIPSGIVVDTHVGRLTWRMGLADKGDAVKVERELMEVVPKKEWIDFSHRLIHHGRAVCAARKPKCEGCHFLKFCPQIGVK
- the purE gene encoding 5-(carboxyamino)imidazole ribonucleotide mutase, encoding MSQPNQPLVGVIMGSKSDWETMRNACEILESFDVPYEKRVVSAHRTPAWMNEYATTAQSRGIKIIIAGAGGAAHLPGMVASQTTLPVLGVPVKSRALNGLDSLLSIVQMPGGIPVGTLAIGDAGAKNAGLLAVRILATTDSDLQKRLAKFQEEQTQKVLEDSQL
- the dcd gene encoding dCTP deaminase, translated to MILSGNEIRKHLGSKIFIEPYDESRLNPNSYNLTLNEELMTYEELILDMRQPHRIRRITIPEEGYVLNPNQLYLARTNEMTETHGFVPMIEGRSSIGRLGLFVHVTAGFGDVGFKGFWTLEMFAVQPIRIYPNVPICQIFYHEITGDITEYVSDKYQNNHGIQPSLLFKELNPGAQPPDESQLAFPFDNS
- a CDS encoding 5-(carboxyamino)imidazole ribonucleotide synthase yields the protein MTKTILPGGTLGVLGSGQLGRMFAIAARRMGYRVHVLSPETDTPTGQVADVEITASYDDLDAVARFAEQVDVVTFEFENVPLATVDVVNQKVPVRPAGRVLHTTQHRLREKTFLRDHGFPVANFHAIGEAADLDAVPDQLLPGVLKTAAWGYDGKGQVKVANRDELNTAWKDELKQEAILEQLVPFEKEFSVVAARGMDGYVECFTPIENIHVNHILDVSVSPGRLSEKATAEAMEIAKAVLTELDVVGVLCVEFFLAPGDTLLINELAPRPHNSGHLTIDAHVTCQFEQQIRTICGLPLGSTRQLRPAAMINLLGNVWEPGPPDWAAACSNPDVKLHLYGKHEPRIGRKMGHMTVTAESVDAAIESAYAAKSRLIGK